In Henningerozyma blattae CBS 6284 chromosome 6, complete genome, the following are encoded in one genomic region:
- the DCK1 gene encoding guanine nucleotide exchange factor DCK1 (similar to Saccharomyces cerevisiae YLR422W; ancestral locus Anc_4.296) codes for MHFFHPYKWKPTPELIHGVLIKSFLPLKKHLELSTLSDNYSNLYPGDEVYVFEQTNDGKWCRAYLCCIPLPEEYVSNLPSLSTELPDIKSKTVIFPTKYAYLDFNEKIALVDFLKFPETTDLYKVFDENLESQSFHEIIKANSINNSENDLRTKKPPKPSFPYFRFQNRELSEEIASVLAVLSSHIYTMYSAHDFPIYEKITQLYYQLDTIRLFLTYKLTTESERITIIRSACSFLVKISKFLASKDKQYSVQNYNIAQVSNAGGINIPNHHSTDPLGFEGIFARNIYSGELPYFNSTSLKTFVACTMLSGLLNNFPVLNYKALGLESRQPLSEEFSQSHILIDIKGITGDSSLNISENSDIIALLYLRSRKEILTEPFSTCIQRGTTSDLSNISAAFFRNLPETKIDKGRIFLVVRLIEEVPINTTKPSTPVGKKSNTAMDTPGSTISTLKRGMAAGVIDISRVFSGNKNSLMTSTPYTFQLHLFCSIFETRTNIRNVEDESSSNGGWGELIDRILSDSSDGIAINPTATMLSVSVKELKGIAQPQSILNSSTIAIQHIPPYFYDTLSDPIERIYLHLGKVTLCNPNKDIKNITIEVSSRNPSVLFNISINSVEQRNWQFVCVQSGENIGGLIRIVGLENMESDEKLKIAVYLNGYLMGKSFIYLKKGGIIQEYKKSTVFQLNSLKKQPLVDLNLSTEYLGNKFNISASIQRLFDLQVSDETKFLHHCITVSEDMRTIPVSQLVKHFNSIISKLLELYHEVSGNHHNSTEAKDKIFEIIVNFIDVMLSEDSHCKHLFKDYFEYYSLESTLPQVGPKIVRNMVQVVDQYPEQRDKTGRAICRSSLYLLGISIVTSKNCRKEWRREIRSLFKSITKFFSSSEEHIMRDQLIIVKLYYLLIETLMPYFKSKELIGFTYDLFSTSHAREIEMFKRSYGKLSLGQEKYLNCKLSLMKQFISHEEISKYLFKTGLEDEIRLKFISNCINWLLEVYLFQSKQPSFISSIRLANSVIITLFENIEDIKVARNIIRLAPIFTRIFIMVRKLCKRADLFKPRRTFSRIFPDEVPCSVLPMDSIVSAEVVVEVLLELATILCAISKIAEFHYGSEPSLGDIISESVSDLHFQSVFYLNKITKDDLLKLIQAIKLVFRGDFYSSNKWLSVSAMFTRCCTILLGLFKNFLIFSYQPTYNSSIQDFDFSIWKEYFKALLLLINQKSSFVVKLTVIPRKAVFRILGDTMTQLGKLVNDCWDALAEYDYNSTNARKYGLGYLSSYQLFLFANNGALVRAILISAFHRHVYLNTVSTKIIWSTLLNLWGEYHSLQPARELIHPEIYNSYKINALYIDDKSIDRFFKYISFFLHCPNTDEICEPLTEFMKDSFAFFKVISDCYKIPPEEEFENDRTALQIEMFGFLLNANRPELFHQMINDLFLHFIERKDYTQAALSIELLANTYAWNPNDLLPPIPYPSLPEQSSFERKEYLYKEAAKNFRKGSKLEKALSIHKDLITAYDQINYDLGGLAYVHGQIAELYTDLQIVDRIVPTYFKVSFMGFGFPNNIRNKTFIFEGLPFEHISSMHNRLLRVYHGSSIVQSQEKANDLLMKSPLGKFIYIQTVEPRLQISDEYTISDKNSSLNNKIRMYIENRELRTFTNSRRLPGGTNVTDIWTEEYTYSTVSTFPTIMNRSEVHQISVRKMSPLENATRTLQLKIQDLNGLENMCHKILKENGDFSNVFSELSRDISGTIDAPVNGGILQYREFLKDGNGYKLDKNSLNILLRSFDELALVLSRCLLLHIRMLPSDDLIESHKMLVQMFSQNFEGEIIKNDIDLDILLVNPVSTSITAISSTASIVGLNSSNVMNGSGTGSNMGNHGRLSKVNSSDSLQDLLSATNSLYR; via the coding sequence atgcatttttttcatcctTATAAATGGAAACCAACACCTGAATTAATACATGGTGTCTTAATCAAATCATTTCTACCATTAAAAAAGCACTTAGAATTATCTACCCTGAGTGATAACTATTCTAATCTTTACCCTGGTGATGAAGTATATGTTTTCGAGCAAACTAATGATGGAAAGTGGTGTAGAGCATACCTGTGCTGTATACCATTACCAGAAGAATACGTATCCAATTTACCATCACTCTCGACTGAATTACCTGATATCAAATCCAAAACTGTCATATTTCCTACCAAATATGCATATTTagattttaatgaaaaaatcgCACTTGTTGACTTCTTAAAATTTCCTGAGACGACTGATCTATATAAAGTGTTTGATGAGAATTTAGAATCTCAGTCCTTTCACGAGATAATTAAAGCCAATTCTATCAATAACAgtgaaaatgatttaagGACAAAAAAACCACCTAAACCCTCTTTTCCATATTTTAGATTTCAAAATAGAGAGCTTTCAGAAGAAATTGCATCAGTTCTAGCTGTTTTATCTTCACACATTTATACTATGTATTCGGCACATGATTTTCcaatatatgaaaaaattacacaattatattatcaaCTAGATACTATTAGATTGTTTTTAACTTATAAACTAACGACTGAATCTGAACGTATTACAATTATAAGGTCAGCATGTTCATTTTTggttaaaatttcaaaatttctaGCTTCCAAGGATAAACAATATTCAGtacaaaattataatatagcTCAGGTCTCAAATGCTGGGGGTATAAACATACCAAATCATCATTCTACAGATCCGTTAGGCTTTGAAGGTATATTTGCCCGTAATATTTATTCTGGTGAATTACCTTATTTTAACTCCACAAGCTTAAAGACATTTGTTGCATGCACTATGCTGTCGGgattattaaataactTCCCAGTTCTGAATTATAAAGCGTTAGGCCTTGAGTCTCGTCAACCTTTAAGTGAGGAATTCTCGCAATCtcatattttaattgatattaaagGCATAACGGGTgattcttcattaaatatttcagaaAACAGCGACATAATTGCCTTACTATATCTAAGGAGcagaaaagaaatattaacgGAACCATTTTCAACCTGTATTCAAAGGGGTACAACTTCAGATTTATCCAATATCTCAGCAGCATTCTTTAGAAACTTACCTGAAacaaaaattgataaaggTAGAATATTTTTGGTTGTGCGCCTTATAGAAGAGGTACCGATTAATACTACTAAACCTAGTACACCAGTTGGAAAGAAAAGTAACACAGCTATGGATACTCCAGGATCCACAATATCTACATTAAAAAGAGGTATGGCTGCTGGTGTTATCGATATCTCCCGTGTCTTTTCTGGCAATAAAAACTCTTTAATGACTAGTACACCTTACACATTTCAATTACATCTTTTCTGCTCCATATTTGAAACTAGAACGAATATTAGAAATGTCGAAGATGAATCCTCGTCAAATGGAGGATGGGGTGAATTAATAGATCGAATTCTAAGTGACTCAAGTGATGGCATTGCTATAAATCCCACGGCTACAATGCTATCAGTTAGTGTAAAGGAGTTAAAAGGTATCGCACAACCTCAAAGTATACTAAATTCATCTACAATAGCAATACAGCATATTCCTCCTTACTTTTACGACACACTCTCTGATCCAATTGAACGAATCTATTTACACTTAGGGAAAGTAACTTTATGTAACCccaataaagatattaagaATATAACGATCGAAGTGTCAAGTAGAAATCCATCAGTTTTGTTTAATATAAGTATAAATTCAGTAGAACAACGCAACTGGCAATTTGTTTGTGTACAGTCAGGAGAAAATATTGGTGGGTTGATTAGAATAGTAGGATTAGAAAATATGGAGAGTGATGAGAAGCTAAAGATTGCAGTATATTTAAACGGATATTTAATGGGTAAGTCATTTATATACCTAAAAAAGGGAGGCATAATTCAAGAATACAAGAAATCTACAgtatttcaattaaattcattaaaaaaacagcCTTTAGTTGATTTAAACCTATCCACTGAATATCTGGGGaacaaatttaatatttcagCTTCAATTCAACGCTTGTTTGATTTACAAGTTTCTGACGAGACTAAATTTTTACATCATTGCATTACTGTTTCTGAAGACATGAGAACAATACCAGTTTCTCAACTTGTTAAacattttaattcaattatatcGAAATTACTAGAATTATATCATGAAGTATCTGGTAATCATCATAATTCTACTGAGGCCaaagataaaatttttgaaattatagTTAACTTTATTGATGTAATGCTTTCTGAAGACTCCCATTGCAAACATCTTTTCAAGGACTACTTTGAGTATTATTCCCTGGAATCTACACTACCCCAAGTTGGACCAAAAATAGTAAGAAATATGGTTCAAGTAGTAGATCAATACCCAGAGCAGCGGGATAAAACTGGTAGGGCAATATGCAGATCGTCTCTTTATCTTCTTGGAATATCTATTGTTACATCGAAGAATTGCAGGAAGGAGTGGAGACGTGAAATTCGGTCTTTGTTTAAATCTATAACTAAGTTTTTTAGTTCAAGCGAAGAGCATATTATGAGAGATCAACTTATAATAGTCAAACTCTATTATTTGCTAATCGAAACTTTAATGCCATACTTTAAATCAAAGGAGCTAATAGGGTTTACATATGATCTATTCTCTACTTCACACGCACGTGAAATTGAAATGTTTAAACGCTCATATGGAAAACTTTCTCTTGgtcaagaaaaatatctGAATTGTAAGCTATCCCTTATGAAACAATTCATTTCACATGAAGAAATTAGTAAATACCTCTTTAAAACTGGACTAGAAGATGAAATTCGTTTAAAATTCATATCTAATTGTATTAACTGGCTTCTAGAAGTATATCTCTTCCAATCAAAGCAACCATcatttatttcttctattCGTCTTGCTAATAGTGTAATCATTACactatttgaaaatattgaagatattaAGGTGGCAAGAAATATCATAAGGCTTGCCCCAATTTTTACtcgtatttttattatggTTCGAAAACTTTGTAAACGTGCAGATCTTTTCAAACCTCGAAGAACATTTTCAAGAATATTTCCAGATGAAGTCCCTTGCAGTGTTCTACCCATGGATTCAATTGTAAGCGCAGAGGTAGTAGTAGAAGTATTATTGGAACTGGCTACAATTTTGTGTgctatttctaaaattgcAGAATTTCACTATGGTTCTGAACCTTCTTTAGGTGATATTATATCTGAAAGCGTGTCGGATCTACACTTTCAAtctgttttttatttgaacaAAATAACTAAAGATGATCTACTAAAACTAATACAAGCAATAAAATTAGTGTTTAGAGGAGATTTTTACTCCTCTAATAAATGGCTAAGTGTGTCTGCTATGTTTACCAGATGCTGTACTATTTTACTAGGTCTCTTCAAGaactttttaattttttcttatcagCCTACATATAACTCTAGTATCCAAGACTTTGATTTCTCAATATGgaaagaatattttaaagcaCTATTATTGCTGATTAATCAAAAATCCTCCTTTGTTGTAAAATTGACAGTTATTCCAAGAAAGGCTGTTTTCAGAATACTAGGAGATACAATGACGCAACTGGGGAAACTGGTAAACGATTGTTGGGATGCTCTGGCTGAATATGACTATAATAGTACAAATGCGAGAAAATACGGTCTTGGATATTTGAGTTCTTATCAGTTATTTCTATTTGCAAATAATGGTGCTTTGGTCCGCGctatattaatatctgCTTTTCATAGGCACGTATATCTAAACACCGTGAGCACAAAGATTATTTGGAGTACACTTCTGAATTTATGGGGTGAATATCACTCACTACAGCCAGCTCGTGAATTAATACACCCTGAGATATACAACAGTTATAAAATCAATGCCTTATATATAGAtgataaatcaattgataggttctttaaatatatctCATTTTTCTTACATTGTCCTAATACTGATGAAATATGTGAGCCATTAACCGAATTCATGAAAGATTCATTCGCCTTCTTTAAGGTAATATCAGATTGTTATAAAATACCcccagaagaagaatttgaaaatgataggACTGCTTTACAGATTGAAATGTTTGGTTTCTTGCTGAATGCTAACCGACCAGAATTATTTCATCAAATGATTAATGACTTGTTCTTACATTTCATTGAGAGGAAAGATTATACACAGGCGGCTTTGAGTATAGAATTGCTAGCTAATACATATGCATGGAATCCAAATGATCTGCTTCCTCCAATTCCTTATCCATCTTTACCAGAACAATCTtcttttgaaagaaaagaataCCTATACAAAGAAGCTGCGAAGAATTTTAGGAAAGGATCGAAACTTGAAAAAGCTCTATCAATTCATAAGGATCTGATAACCGCATATgatcaaattaattatgATCTAGGCGGTTTGGCATATGTTCATGGCCAGATTGCAGAACTGTATACAGATTTGCAAATAGTAGATAGAATTGTACCAACTTACTTCAAAGTTTCATTTATGGGATTTGGatttccaaataatattagaaataagacttttatttttgaaggATTACCATTTGAACATATATCTTCTATGCATAATAGATTACTTCGTGTCTATCATGGCTCTTCAATTGTTCAATCTCAAGAAAAAGCAAATGATCTATTAATGAAGTCCCCATTGGGCaaattcatatatattcaaacaGTAGAGCCAAGATTACAGATATCCGATGAATATACCATTAGTGATAAAAATAGCTCATTGAATAACAAAATTAGAAtgtatattgaaaatagaGAATTGAGAACATTTACAAATTCACGAAGGTTACCAGGTGGTACTAATGTGACAGATATTTGGACTGAGGAATATACTTATTCAACTGTTTCCACTTTCCCCACTATTATGAATAGATCGGAAGTTCATCAAATATCTGTTCGCAAAATGTCGCCACTAGAAAATGCTACAAGAACgttacaattaaaaattcaagattTAAACGGTTTAGAAAATATGTGCCATAAAATACTTAAAGAAAACGGAGATTTTTCTAATGTGTTTAGTGAGTTGTCACGAGATATATCTGGTACTATCGATGCTCCTGTAAATGGTGGTATTCTGCAATACCGCGAGTTTTTAAAAGACGGAAATGGATATAAGTTggataaaaattcattaaatatctTGTTGCGTAGTTTTGATGAACTAGCATTAGTATTAAGCCGCTGTTTATTGTTACATATTCGAATGTTGCCATCAGATGATCTTATAGAATCACATAAGATGCTTGTTCAAATGTTTTCTCAAAATTTCGAAGGcgaaattattaaaaatgatatcgATCTTGACATTCTGTTGGTGAATCCAGTATCCACATCTATAACAGCTATAAGTTCCACAGCAAGTATCGTTGGATTGAACTCTTCTAATGTGATGAATGGATCTGGAACAGGATCTAAT